CACCTTACCATTGCCTGAACGCATGTCATTCCCTCTACCAGGTTCAGTAGTTCACCAAATAACTCGAATGGCAGATTTGGAAGTAGTTCGCTCGCTTTGGAAGAtccattttattattttcgtCCATTATTCCATTTCCTAGAATGCCACCGCTTTTAGCAAACCGAGTCAGAGTTGTACCATAAACCTGAACTTTATTCAGGGCATTTTGACCCCATCGACTTTTAAAGTTGATTCCAGAACTCTCTGACAGTAATCCGGCAGGCAAGTACAAATGCACACCCCACCATTGCCTCCACATTGCCAACTGGTGCAAATGCCAAGGACGGCCCATTTCAATTCCTGGAATTTTGATATACAGGTATTCAATAGATTTCGCAACCCATACTGATACTCGTacgttgttgtagccatatttgcATGTAGAGGTGGCAATCCTTATCTAGCTCCTGTAGCTCGATCCGTGCCAAAGGGCCGATCGCTGCggaaacagggtggccattggctatttaaaggcgccaataatccgcctggtcatatcgagcatcatagggacTCAGTCTCTATGCAAGAGACGGTGCCGCTCGGCCtccccactgagactctccactcaataCAGCTAATTGTCTAcggctgccgttgcagctactccgaatGGACCATTCCACtaaccgcaacctgtggatgctcgcagctaagctcctTGTGACAGCGATGAAGATCTGAACTCGATgttccagcccgtgtggtgcTGACAGCTATCCCATGCCAAATAGAAGGGCTTGAGTGCCGCCTTTGTGTCCACTAAATCTTGAAAGACTGTAGAGTCCCATTCGGCACTATTAACGACATGTAGATATCACATACCTCTGAGTAGGCACCGTCGCAGACTTCATCGTGGAGCTATGAATGAAAATCAAAATGTCGCCGTCCTCATATACAGAATCCATCGCCAAAAAATCTGTGTTGGCAATGTGTATCATAAAGATTCTATCTCTCATCGGTCTCGTTCTCAAGTAGTCTGAGGACCATGCATATCATTCTCTGGTATCcataatgggtctataaccataCCAAGCATTCCGATTCAATTCCATATCTGTTCTTATGCAGCTTTTGGTGTGAACCTCAGTGGCCCCGTGGCTCTGACGTAAATCCATCATGCGAAAGCCCCATATGTCAGCATGAGTCTAGCGGTGGTGACGTACAACTCTTACTCCAACTCCAACTCCCCACTACCTACCGAAAATCTTCCTGCATGAGTTGAAGGCGCAAATTGCCTTAAAGATTCTATCACCTGTCTTCCAGTTGATCATCCTTATACTAACTCCCTACTATAGCGACTGCTTCTTTAATCCATATTTCTTTTCCAGGACAATTTCGAACCATGCCTAGGAAGGTATTACGCCTCCTTTGACAACTGCAGAATGGTCTCGTTCATACACGTGTCTCTAAATGTCGTTGTTTATAATTTAACCTTCTCTTAAACACTGTCTCTTCTCTACAATTGGCTTTGTACTTTGAGGCAGTGTAGCAAAAACTTTCAGCTCCTTGTCTTCTTCGTGATTGTTGTTCTTGTTTAGGATAAATGTATCCAACCACTgtagttgtttgttttttacacAACTACCTACAACCGTTTTGTTCTCCTTTTACCAACTTCATCTACTTCTTCTGCATCATCTTCGCTGTCATTAGCTGGTGTGAAAATGTTTGCAGAAAATATACAGCAAACAAATAAATTGttcaataccaaaaaaaaagagccTTAAGGCTGCTCTCATCTCTTGGTATGCaactgagtgtgtgtgtgtgtgtgtgtgtgtgtgtgtttgatggTGTGCTCCCACAACTCTGTCTGTGGGGCATTGGCAAGAGATTCCTTTCAACACAACACCAATATGTCTCTCTTTACCAATTGAAGTGGGGGGATTTTGTTTTGCATAGGGAGAGAGAGAGCGCGAGTATACAAATCCCTCAACTTAAAGATGTTACCACCTTAGGATTTGTTCGACTCTTTCGCTCTCATCAAAAGCTTTTGGGTGGCATTTGGTGGCAACCGTCAGGCATTGCATTGGTTAGAAGGTAACAGCAAGACATGAGTAGCCAGTCTGGTTGGATTGTTGCCCTGCCGTTTGGCAACGAATGCTACGAGCAACCATTTGTTGTCGTCGTCATCATCGTTgccgttgtcgtcgtcgtcttcGATTGTTCGATGAGTCCATCATCATTGTCCGTGTTCAGCAGCTTTCTGGTGTTCACTTTGGTTTTAGTAGAGTTTGCCAAGTCAATTACCGAACAGTGAACGAGAAGACTTTTAGCGCGCGTTACCGGTTCAAGCGGCACAAAATTCCGTAAAACCTTAGCCTAACCATAACAAAGCGTTGTGTTGTGGAGAGAGGCGCGTGAGAAGAGTAGAAACACTCTCACACACTTATAGAGCGCTTTGGTTGTGTAGTGAAAATGGCCCATTAATTCGAAATCCGCTAATTGCTgccacaacaaaacaaaaccggGCAAGGCAGCTTGAGCGTCAGCAACTGCGATAACGACAGAACGACAAATGAACGGCCGGgccaaacggacagacgggcgaacgAAACGTTATTAGCGTTACATGTCAACCCAAATGTTACAGTTACAAGTTAAACGTTAATGTGCGTGAGTGTGagcatgtgtgtttgtgtgcctGTGTTTGTTGTGTGCATGCAACTTTTCTCTGTCGTGGCAAACATCGCAATTGAGtgagtgcatgtgtgtgtgtgtgtgcgagtgtaACGGCATTTAAAACAATTTGTTCAAATTACCTTACATTGCAAGCAAGCCGAAAGCGAACGTTACGCGATTGTCGCCTCATTAGCCGCCTTTGGCTAGTCATCGACCAGAATTGCCAACGCCGAACGTTAACCGCAAAACAATGGTCTCAATGTGCCTACAATTCATTAGCGGCCATCCGAGTTCCCTCTCTGGCTTTTGTATCTCGTTTTGAATAGCGTCGGAGTTTGACGAAAGCGGCAAGCGACTAAACCCCTAAAGGCATTGTTATGATCGCCAACATTTCTAAGTGAATGAGCAATTGACTCGTTGAGTGTTATTAGACCCCATTTAAAAAGTCTGAAAAcaatagtaaaaaaataaacGTCAATGAATTGTCATACGTTTACAAGAGTTTCTTTTGTTGACATTTCCctctaacaaaacaaaaatgtgccaaataaattgaaataaacgAATTTGtggtaactcctcaaaataatacaaaaaaatataacaaaatacattaaaaaaaagtgtcATTATAAAACCCATCCCCCACGCTTTGCCAATGGTCACGTGTAGCCGTCAACCATTAACAATGCTGCCCCTGGTGCCGATCAACCCTTTTGCCGTTGCCACCAAGCCCAGCCCGGCCACACCGACGGCAGCTGCACCGGTTAAAAGTGTGGCAACCACTATTCCCGTTAGCACGCATACTAAGCCCAAATTGGCTTTCACCATAGACGCCTTGGTGGGCGAGCGTAAAACGGAGCAGGCTCCTCCGATACCCTTGAACCCTCGGCTAAGAGTTATAGCGCCACCAATACGCAGCCCTCCCCAGGATCAACTGCTGGCTGGGGAGTTACAAGAACCCTTGGAATTAAGAAATAGCCGTTGTGTGGCTCCTCCATCACCTACGCATTCAAGAACCTCTGTGATAAATCAAAGGGATCAGGCAGACCCCGAAGGTTCCTCAGCCTCTCCCATAAGAGAATGCAACAGTTCTTCCAGGGATCAAACTCAATCACCTTTGGCACCTGATAACCAGCCACATAGTAGTCGTTCTACCACCCCCCTACATTCCCCCAGAGAGGCCATTTCCCCGGTAGTGACAGAGCAGCGAATGTTTAAAAGTCTGCCTTCTTTGCCCCCGGGTTTGGTAAGGCCTTTTCCTTTGCCTGCACCCGCCGCTAGTATACCTATAATACGTTCAGCGGATGGCCAAGGGCCAGCCCCATTGGGTCATTCACCTTCAACATCGCTAATGCCACCCTCAGTCAATGGTCCATCACCTTCAAATCCTCATTTGCTGGCAGCCCAATTTCAAATGGCCGCTGTTTTGgctcatcatcagcagcagcaacaacaacagcagcatcatCAACATCCAGGGGGACCACATCCTCCACCTCCACCAGGTCCACCACCGCCACCGCCCTCACACCTGCCTCCACATCTAATGCATGGCCATCATTTGGGTATTTTTCCACCAGGGCCTCATCATCCACCCTTTGGTAATCCTCATCTGATACGCGATACGTATCCCTTGTATCCTTGGTTATTATCGCGTCATGGGCGAATATTTTCACATCGTTTTCCAGGTAAGGCATAgatgttttgaaaaaattttggttaaataGGATTATTATAACAAATAGtaaaatacatatatttgaAAACTGAAGCTAATTGGAGAGGAACATAAGGCTCATGACAGATCATTGTCTGATTCTTAgctcggatcatatttggatatagctgcacatatataccgattttccgatattatttcaaatttctacaaaattgaaatttgataaCTATATCAGTATATTGTCCAAACTGCTCCACATTCGGTTCGGACCACGAAACGCCTAATCCAATTCCTGTTCTAAATTTCTGCAAAGTTTTACTGtcaaaattttctggaaaagtacgcgaacagatctAATTTAAAGTAAAAGTGTGATAAGTttagccggaccgaatcttatataccctccaccatggtttgCATTCGTCAAGTTCTTCGCCCAGTATCTCctcatagacaaacaaaggataatggataaaaatgacCATGCTATTGTCgccatatcacgttatggaccgattcggaccacacttAGTTTAAAtgctggagaccatagtagccaaatcggataataattgagccctatgggggctcaagaaataatattggaagatcggtttatatgagagctgtatccaattataaactgaAGGTTGtaagagaagtcattgtacaaaattttagccaaatcaaataagactTACGCGCTctcaaggctcaagaagtataacggggagatcaggttatatgggagttatatcaggttacaaaccgatttcaacaatacttgccaaagatttcatgcaacattttagcataaatcggataataattgcgctctctacaggctcaagaagtcaagttccgaaatcggattatatgatcgctatatcaagttacgaaccgattttgatcatacttagaacagttattagaagtcataacaaaacagctcagaaaaaaatgtcagacACATCCcacaagaattgcgccgtctagaggatcaagaagttaagatccaaaatcggtttataaggcagctataccaaaacatagacCGTCCAACCGAACTGCACTAGTAGGAAGTAGAattgc
This Stomoxys calcitrans chromosome 2, idStoCalc2.1, whole genome shotgun sequence DNA region includes the following protein-coding sequences:
- the LOC106084165 gene encoding homeotic protein empty spiracles is translated as MVTCSRQPLTMLPLVPINPFAVATKPSPATPTAAAPVKSVATTIPVSTHTKPKLAFTIDALVGERKTEQAPPIPLNPRLRVIAPPIRSPPQDQLLAGELQEPLELRNSRCVAPPSPTHSRTSVINQRDQADPEGSSASPIRECNSSSRDQTQSPLAPDNQPHSSRSTTPLHSPREAISPVVTEQRMFKSLPSLPPGLVRPFPLPAPAASIPIIRSADGQGPAPLGHSPSTSLMPPSVNGPSPSNPHLLAAQFQMAAVLAHHQQQQQQQQHHQHPGGPHPPPPPGPPPPPPSHLPPHLMHGHHLGIFPPGPHHPPFGNPHLIRDTYPLYPWLLSRHGRIFSHRFPGFLLQPFRKPKRVRTAFSPTQLLKLEHAFEENHYVVGAERKQLAQNLSLTETQVKVWFQNRRTKHKRMQQEGDSDTKSQKGSQSGDNEGKNDGSQTSFEDQDDLDMADGDDIDEDEDEVIDMDDYDDHELMDAEERKRMMSEHFQEMQQRHFAQGQMFQQQSQQHQQFLQQHFFQQQQQQQQQQQQQQLYAQGEHQRQQQQQQQTQQQPHNQERSPQQQQHSSPKH